The Ahaetulla prasina isolate Xishuangbanna chromosome 3, ASM2864084v1, whole genome shotgun sequence genome window below encodes:
- the LOC131195270 gene encoding cell surface glycoprotein 1-like — protein sequence MKPGALLLLVGSVALWTGLPAAPPRRTSGQPPLLPSGAPWEAPREKISQKEEAKLAAVVAQEPEVAQKSPLSQGKESEEPQPGKEGSLRPEAASPAPSGNFLCKEKPQPERPPVNNLEVESSGGPRPVEKPQGASEKDPSLDTRTQLGGAPVEPSSLGRPKLASQPALPNLEAWNPVWDPRNVTASGGKPNTNKKPTSSTPGDKPTPGMGKASPTEKPVPGSGHTIQDKPKPASAAGHHVGPTSGEKPASNSGPEAHGRPVAGEKPTPGEKLASQVGHEKHPSADKPTSSEKPEDGEKLEAEKESKPEKEAEEGKKTEEEEEEEEGLFDDDGEEEEGEKGKENEGSTREGNQDGDEAFDKELDYGLNRPPFDAYSYHDGWSDEGPEEADLGLVGEMTALPQAGDDGNNDGKPTFDAWGDLVGGSRP from the coding sequence GGACTTCTGGACAGCCCCCTCTCCTCCCCAGCGGTGCCCCTTGGGAAGCTCCCCGGGAGAAGATCTCGCAGAAGGAGGAAGCAAAGCTggcagctgtggtggcccaagAGCCTGAGGTGGCTCAGAAGAGCCCTTTGTCCCAGGGGAAGGAAAGTGAAGAGCCACAGCCTGGCAAGGAAGGCAGCCTTCGCCCTGAGGCAGCCAGTCCAGCCCCCTCTGGAAATTTTCTCTGTAAAGAGAAGCCACAGCCGGAAAGACCACCTGTAAATAACTTGGAAGTTGAATCTTCTGGGGGTCCCAGACCAGTTGAAAAGCCCCAAGGGGCATCTGAGAAGGACCCCTCTCTGGACACGCGGACTCAGCTGGGAGGAGCTCCTGTCGAGCCCAGCTCTCTTGGCAGACCGAAGTTGGCTTCCCAGCCAGCATTGCCCAATCTGGAAGCCTGGAACCCAGTCTGGGATCCCAGGAACGTGACCGCATCTGGTGGGAAGCCAAACACTAACAAAAAGCCCACTTCTAGCACCCCAGGTGACAAACCCACGCCTGGAATGGGGAAGGCCTCCCCAACAGAGAAGCCGGTTCCTGGTTCTGGACACACCATCCAGGACAAGCCGAAACCAGCTTCGGCTGCTGGGCATCACGTGGGCCCCACATCTGGAGAGAAGCCAGCTTCTAACAGTGGCCCCGAGGCCCATGGCAGGCCCGTTGCTGGTGAAAAGCCCACACCTGGAGAGAAGCTGGCTTCCCAGGTGGGACACGAGAAACACCCATCTGCCGACAAGCCGACTTCCTCTGAAAAGCCAGAAGATGGTGAGAAACTGGAAGCCGAGAAGGAATCCAAACCTGAGAAAGAAGCTGAGGAGGGGAAGAaaactgaggaggaggaggaagaggaggagggcctCTTTGATGATgatggagaagaagaggagggggagaagggcaAAGAGAACGAAGGAAGCACCCGCGAAGGAAACCAAGATGGCGACGAAGCCTTTGACAAGGAACTGGATTACGGATTAAACAGGCCCCCCTTTGACGCGTACTCCTACCACGATGGCTGGAGTGACGAGGGGCCCGAAGAGGCCGATCTTGGCTTGGTGGGAGAAATGACAGCTCTTCCtcaggctggggatgatgggaacaatgatgGGAAGCCAACATTTGATGCCTGGGGAGACCTTGTGGGAGGGTCGAGGCCCTAA
- the LOC131195105 gene encoding BPTI/Kunitz domain-containing protein-like — MRSGRSPLLLLLLGVAFALWSPLHAMPDSYIRRCVVLPDYSKRCGVPQQRFFHNITSMSCEPFYFLECPGNLNNYDTIEECHVSCNFCQLPPEHGPCNYKTDRWFYDPKNKDCKKFTFGGCGGNFNNFSTRWNCRLRCRHRGPS; from the exons ATGAGGTCCGGTCGcagcccactcctcctcctcctcttggggGTCGCCTTTGCCCTCTGGAGCCCCCTGCACGCCATGCCCGACAGCT ACATCAGACGGTGCGTAGTCTTGCCCGACTATTCCAAACGGTGTGGGGTGCCTCAGCAACGTTTTTTCCACAACATCACCAGCATGAGCTGCGAACCTTTCTATTTCCTTGAGTGCCCCGGGAACCTCAACAACTATGACACCATCGAGGAATGCCACGTCTCCTGCA acttctgccagttgcctcctgaacacGGGCCTTGCAATTACAAAACAGATCGCTGGTTTTATGACCCAAAGAACAAAGATTGCAAGAAGTTCACTTTCGGGGGCTGCGGGGGGAACTTCAACAACTTCAGCACACGTTGGAACTGCCGGCTGAGATGCCGCCATAGAG GTCCTTCCTAA